Genomic segment of Hydra vulgaris chromosome 11, alternate assembly HydraT2T_AEP:
AAATGAAGCAAAAGAAAGCAATCCAAAAGATGTTATCATTGAAAGAGAAACTTCCGAAATTAAAGAGAGCTTGAACTTTCATGaagaaaatataactaaaaaagtggaaaaaattacaacaaattcGGGGTATGATATAAGTTACCTtgtttcttatattttaaaaatttctttttttgttaaaaacttgaatgaacttaacgAATTTACCGTACCTTTGAATcctttttgaaaagtattcCATACTTTTGGACCTCGATATAGAATGCTGTACTctgaatatttgtttattatccgaggcagtttatatgtgttggacatattcgctctaagattatagctatcatttttatttattttaaacttgttattaaagcttataggaGAGATATTGTGATTATAacgatacatgaaaattaaatgctggtagatatttatttcaaacacattcatcattttcatatcttttattaagGGCTTAGCGTGTTCACGCCTATTTTTTGAGTAAATGATTCTGCAGGCATGTTTTTgaagactttaaatttttttaatctttgccgcttgagtacttgcccatgaaatgtttgcatagctgatgagGCTATGAATTAGCCCAAAGTAGATTAATTTAAGACTATTTTTATTGACGTAGGAACGAACTCGATACATCAAACCTATTATTTTGGTGATTTTTGACTGGATATATATCATATGTGGAAGCCAGGataatttttcatcaacaaTGATTTCTAAGAATCTTATATTGGATTGCTTATTTACTAGTTTATCATTTAGAGATAGGTTAGGCAACTTGAGAGGAAgattttcttcttgtgtttttttgtgaaatagTATATACTTTGTTTTCTCAGCGTTAAGTGAGAGTTTGTTTGCCTTAAACCAGTTGTTTACTTTACACAGTTCAATATTCATGTCTGCATATAATTTCTTGATATCATTGTTGGTGAGAAATAAGTTTGTGTCATTTGCAAACATGACCGAGTTCATTTTTAAAGATGCATTACaaaagtcatttatatatattagaaaaagaaGTGGACCAAGAATCGATCCTTGCGGGACTCCACATATGACATTTAATACTCCAGATTggatattatttacatattgttttctgtttgtaagatagcttttaatccaataataagttttatttattattccgTAATGCCTTAATTTATCTAATAGAATGCAATGGTCCACTGTatcgaatgcttttgataaatcaagaaacactcctaaagtaaatttattattttcaaaaccattagttatttgatttactatttCAATGATTGCATGTTCTGTAGagagatttttttgaaagccAAACTGAtttgggtaaaaaaaattgtttttaatgaagtaatcatagattctattataaactacacGTTCGAAGAGTTTTGAAAGTACAGAAAGTATTGATATAGGCCTGTAGTTTGAAATGTCAGAATGATCATTACATTTGTATAATGGAATTACTTTTGCCAATTTAAGTACATCCGGAAATATCCCAGAATTTAATGAGAGCTTAAGTATATGAATCAGGGGTCTATTAAGACTGTGTTTGTTTGCAATAACTATATCACTAGATATCTCATCAAATCCtggagcctttttttttttttaaggaggCAAAGGCTGCCTCTAATTCTTCATAGCCTAATTCATAATCAAGCATGGTAACGTTATTCGTGGTTTTAAGATAGGTTTTAAATGATGCAGATGTTGgtacaattttatttacaagattaggaccaatatttgtaaaatatttattgaattcttctGAAATtagtttttgacaaaatatatcgttattttcaataacaattcGTTTAGGAAGAGAAGGTGAATTTAGTTTTTCTCTTCCCATTATGAGATTAATGATGGGCCATGTTTTTTTGCTATCAAATTTGCATTTGTTAATTTGAttactgtaatattttttttttgcatttttaatgagatcttgataaaaaaatttataatttttgtaatttttttcattatcattgtttctatttttcaaaaatttattgtaaagttttttttttttttttgagcacttTAATAACGATTTATCCATCCACGGATTAGCAATTGCTTTTGACTTAGTTGTTATTATCTCTTTTGGACAGGTTTCATTAAAGTACTccaaaaatgtacttaaaaagGCATTGTAAGCTTCATTAGTATCTTTACATTTATATACGTTGTTCCATGTTTCTTGTTTTAGTCTACTTGTTAATTTATTAGTGTtactcaattttaaatttcgttttattaaatgtataatttttgaatgacaATCAGAcatagatttaaagttttttatttttatgaatatcgGGAAATGATCGCTAATATCTGTCAAAAATATACCGGTTTCAAATGTcgtttctaaataattattgataaaaatattgtctATTGCTGTTGCAGAGGTTTTTGTTACTCGCGTTGGTTTATTAATAGTTGACaagacataaaatttaaaaagcatatcaaaaaaagattttatttttggaaattttgtgTTAGAAAGAGCATCAAGATTTATGTCACCAGTTATATATAAAgtcttattttctttatttattttcataatcgtatttttgataaaggtttcgaaattttttatttttccactcGGTGGACGATAAACAcatcaaactaaaatgtttcggtattttttattaataatttcaatgaaaaggCTTTCATAGTTATCATTTGAAAAgcatagtatattttttatcttcaaagCATACTTTTCTAAGACATAAATTCCTAATCCTCCTCCTTTTTTCCCATTTCCTCTTGATTGActtattagtttataaaatggtaatatataattagaatttaattcaaGAGAACTTTCTGTATCATGCCAAGTCTCTGAAATAGATATGATGTCGAACgtgtagtttaaaatatttaaaaattctttaagtttatcaaaattttgctgCATGCTTCTAATGTTTATGTGTAATACAGAAAATGAGCCATCATCTGCTATTACTTTAAATTCAAAAGGATCAATATACGGTGTGTTAATTAAGTTCATTtgagtttcttgaaaaatatttatattttcatctgataggttatttataaagttgtcctcaaaaaagtttaaatttaaattgtgaaaatcTAATTTCTGTGGAAAAAGCgctgccattttttaaaaatgtataatttaaaaatatttaatataattaaaaactaaaatacttaaaacgctTACTCGTTTACGCATGTCGGAATAACATCTGTGTTGCGGGTGTTTTCTCGAAATTCGTGAACAATTAGTTTGTTGTAAACAACTTTTGCAAAATAGCCATTTTGACGATGTATCTTCGCCTGATCAAAAAGTTCTTTTCGAATTTTTCGCgatgtaaaactaaaatcttcATTTAGAAAGATATTAgttccttttaattttgttgcgctttccaaaattgtttttttgtccTCGTAATCCCGGAGCTTCAAGACAATTGTTCGTTCTCGTTTATCATTAGCAACTCCCACTCGATGAGCCCGATCaattataatatctttttcaatACCAAGATTATCTTTAAATAGTTGCTTTACCTTTTTCTTTGTGATTTCCCAATTCTTTTCTTCGTTATTTTCAACGATCCCGTCAATTCTTAAATTGTTTATGTTACGTTTCATTTTAAGTGTAATTATTTTTCCTTAATAgttttttatcgtaaattttttgctgttgtttattatgtttttcatttcttattttttcttgtatgagtttttataaatttacattttttgctgTTAAAGTTCGCGTTCCAATTTTTTGACCATTCTACTAGTTTATCGGTGTCGTTTTGAATTAAATCCGTGTCTATGCATTAGTAATgcaattttttgataatgataTTAGTTTACTGTCGTCAGCAGTAAACTAATATCATTATCAAAAAGTTGGACAAGTATGGTGAAATGTCAAATGctttttgatatatttgtataaatcaCAAACTACAAAACATGCAAAAAGTTAGCAACAATATATACACAAAAGTTACCTTTATATGAACCATTATACATCAAAATAGAGATTTTTGGAACTAGGAAATTAATATCTAGCTAAAATTGGGTTTTGAATATTCTCAAAAGAGCGCCATTATCTACCAAATATCTTTTAGGTGATAATTTTTACATGGAAcatacagaaaaaatatttgtgatgcaaaatatttttaatcttgtacGATTTTGTGAGTCACATAGGAAAAGAAGAACTGTTCCTCTAAAATAACAATCATTGCCAGATTACAGCAGGATATCACTCAAAATCCAAATTGTTTGTCGCTTTCTTTTCCACTTCTAGtcaaaattagattttgaatTCTCTAAAAAGCGCGTCACTATCTACCAACTATCTTTTAGGTGACGATTTTTACACGgaacacacacaaaaatattatttgtgatgcaaatgttaattaacattatatatatatatatatatatatatatacatatatatatatatatatatatatatatatatatatatatatatatatatatatatatatatatatatatatatatatatatatatatatatatatatatatatatatatatatacgaattataagtttaatataaaataaactaattagttaacgtttaatacaagtttaatatgaaatttgctttattaacatttgaaaaattaacaattagCATCAATTCttataacaatgaaaaaacCTACTTTGAAAAGCAACacttgttttcaaaattatgtaaaattaaaaaattgttattaatacaatatttaaatcatgcaACTATAAAAGACTTCAATCTCTCTGGAAAACCTAACTTTCGTTTATCaccaaaagtttaattttcttgtttctGCAATTCTGTATTTCtcttataaatattgcaattgaCAAGTTTTCGGCTTTTGTCTTCTGATGATTATAGACAAgaactttgtttttgtttctttggGGATTGTAGTACTGGCTTAAAGTTACTCGATGTTTGGTGGTTTATTCGACCCATGGAGCTCATTGTCCATGACAACGCGAAGAACAAATTTCAAACATATATCTGTGTGCAttgcgttttttttattttacgacATCAGGTAAATGCGTCTAAATAATAACATCTTTAAAGTAAGATATTCGTACATTTTACAGGTATTAATATACTTCACATTGTTCACAAGCAAATGTGAAAATTAAGTGATCAAAAGTCggtaaaagaaaaaactcaTTTGTGAATCATTCCTAATTTATTTCGTTATTGACCAAGATAGTAAACCTTTTTGATAAGGATGCGTTAcgcatatacatatacacaatttatacatacatacatacgtatatatatatatatatatatatatatatacatatatatatatatatatatatatatatatatatatatatatatatatatatatatatatatatatatatatatatatatatatatatatatatatatatatatatatatatatatatatatatatatatatacattggtGGGAACAACGCAAAGGAAATATAATATACATGCCAATAACACCCTGGAAATATTCAAAGTTCGAAATCCAttctattttgtttgttttgttttagatcTGGTCaagtaaaactttgtttttaatttatttgccaaCAACCtgtgcaaacaaaataaatttaattaaaaaaaaaaaactgtaaaaatacaCTCAAATcacaaataaactaaattagtGAAATACTCATATAATCATAACATATAATCattgcatataataataaatatagatatgttatactcatttatatataataggtTAAAATAACTGTAGTTTTAGAACATTTAGTTTATTCAACTTGATGGATTTTCATTCACACAAATAACATTGTCTTTTGATTATTCAAACCAAAACATACTGGTCCACACTATTgcttcataattataataagagtttgattgtaaattttatatataaaatgttacatatatttttaaattaaaaaaaaaaaaaaaaatacaaacatttttaaatgatttaaatattcatcTCTTATTcaccatttttatataaaatatgcaatGTAAAGGGTAGTTCACAAtgtaaaaagacttttaaaaaacttgtgcATAATtcaaagtattataaattacacATACTTTAATAGCAAAATCCTTtcaatgtttttactttaatacattaacatttttattaaaaattttttattaaaacttttactaaaaatttccACGCAGAAATCTATatgcaatattaaatattgCGTGTTATACATGGCCTGCCTAATAACAGGCCTGAAGGAtgtgcacaaaaaaaaaataactgtagGTGGTTAGAGTTGTTAACCGGAATATTTCGTACTATTccggaaaaataaaattctttcgGAAGGATATTGAGAAtcaggaattttttttcatcgtaccgaattttacaaaacaaaaaaaaccgtcgatgttcatttcgcaaatgCTACTTACGAAATGTCGCTTTTCACAAGTTgaattatgaaataaaactattttgctacatacgaaagtagcgcttacggaagtcgcacttgcggaACGAGCTCTTTCGCTgaacgttttgaagtctataaaaaaattttgttggcCAAACggatataattgtaaaaaataaaatttttatataccaaatgtttataataaaattttattttcagtattgcAACATATGAACATTTTaaggatttattttttaaaataatgataaaaaaccgCAACTTGCGAAACAGTTCTTAACAGAAAAACACTTACGAAACGCggcatattaaaaatatttaattacgtTTTATGAATCAAATACGTATAATTAACTAGGTAACTAAAATACTAATTATTATAAGTATAATGATATTGATAAGTttcaattagtaaatttttataaataaacctagaatttcataaaatatactaaaaatgtCTTTCAatgaacaaaagttaaataatgAACATAAGTTGAACAACATAAACTTTACCATTTTGGgggaaaaaagaaaatttagagCATGTAAGTCATTTGTTTGGGATCATGTAGATTTGcctcaaaaaaataatgcatttgTAATATGTCAACATTGTAATACAAAGTATTCCGAGGACAATagtaaatggaaaataaaatgatCCGGCAATTCCACAAGCAACATTATTTGGCATCTAAaatctgtttataaaatatttggacCATCAAATTGTAATATCAAAAGACAAGAACTAGATGTTCTTTACGATTtagatttgcaaaaaaatgaagcaatagAAGTTGATGAAAACAGCTACATTATTAAATGGTTTACATTAAAAAGACAAGAAGTTATAACTGAGAAATTGCTTGATTTCCTTCTCCAAGCAAATATGCCGATGTGCCTTGAAAATCACCAAtcatttattgattttgttaaaagtttaaaccaAGATTACGAACTGCCTCAACGACAAATAATATCATATACTATAGTTccgaaaatatatatatatatatatatatattgataactattaaaatatagGATTAACGAAAAGACTTAAAGAAAAACAAGATATATTACAATATGACGTAAAGATAAAATTAGTGCAAGATGTTAAAATAATATGGAATTCAACATTTGATATGCttgattcaattttttcaaataaagatgctttattatctatgaaatataaaaatggcGCTGAATGCATATTTCAATATGTGCCTTTAGGTGAcgagtttataataataaatgatttttgcaatttGTTTGAATCACTAAAAGATTTGACAATAAGCTTAAGTGGTCGAACTTAGCCTAcagtttctttattatttccagCTGTTTACAGTCTATTGAAtagtaaaataactaatatgGAATTCTCTACAGATCTAATAGAAGCATTAAAATTTCAGTtactaaattctttaaaaagtcgtctaaattatattttaactgatgGTATTTTTATGGCAGCTACTTATCTAGATTttcgatataaaaaatttgaatttgtagAAGATATAAACCAACGTCTTGGTTTAATAATTCGAGtaagaaattttgttaaaaaaatattaacaccgCTGATGCAACAAGTTAGTTTGTAATTGCAAGATGCCATTCATTTAACACCATCAATTCTATCAAACCAATTGTTAAATAATGCGAGTAATGGAAATGCACcaagacataaaaaaattacttttatttcacAATTAACggataaatttttcataaaaccaTGTACAAATCTGCTTGAGGAtcaaattcatcaaataaaCTTGGAATTCGAAAAGTATGATCGACATTTAATGATAGTTAATGTGAGAAAAAAATTAGCTATGGAAGAAAATGGGTGTATGGCTTTTTATCAAACAGAAGGTGACACCTATAAATTTATAACGCTAGCTTGTAAAATGATTGTGTGCTTAAGTGCAACTTCAGTTGCATCCGAAAGTTTATTTAGTGTAGCAGGAATTATACAAGATGAACAAAGAAACCGGTTACATCCCATGCTTTTGAGtatgcttaattttataaaatttaatattatgcaGAAATATTAATTTCAACTTTCAATTAACTATTAGTAATATAAACGATTTTTATACATTAGTTTTAgcaacactttttattatatttgtcaaataattatcttaataacgaaataattatcttaataatgtaataattgtcttaataataatataaaaaaataattaaacttttactaatatgttaacattaaataaccaaatcttaaattttgatgaaagAGTTtcttattgcaaaaattaagttgttttgaATGAGTCGGTTAAAAAAAAGAGGTTATTATCGAACTAATTTTTACTGTAAACTTGTCGTTAGTTTAACCCAAAGGCAGTTTTTCTCCTGTTCCTTTCTTTATATTCATTACTTACCCGAAATTGTGAGAGAGCAGTTAATTAGTCCCTGAGTCAGTAAGTTAATGGAAAAAAGAGACGGTTTTATGCGAATAAAATTGCGTGATTGGAAAACAATGCTTTTgctgaaatcaaaaaaagacataaattatgtaatcaatcttaaaaaataacgactccataaagtacgtacgctttaaATTTGATCCTCCCCACCCCCGCAATTTTCAACATCCCAACGTTATTGGGACTATACAACCGCAGCAAGTTTTAAAGCTCTAGCTATTTTGGAGAGCGTAAAAATTTAGTTGCAAGATTTTGCAGCAAAAAAACGAGCACGTACAATACAACCCTTTCCCGGGTCTTCGCTCCTggaaacaatttaaatatagaaGCTCACCAGGACTATACAAGCGCTGAAAGTTTCAGAGCTGTAGCTAGTCtgaaaattaatgataaattaataaaaaatgtaatggaactaaatattttactaagtttttatatatgagAATATAAATAGTAAACCTCCATTTCTGCAAAGCCAAAGACAATAAACAACCGAAAGTGGGAAGTGAACCAAAGTAGGtagttgataaatattaatgcaTATAAACACTGGTATAAGGACATGTTGCGGAGGGAGCGTTGTCTTTTCCCTCAAAACTAAttcaaagtttcatttttttctatttaaattttagctgCGTAACTTTCTTAACCTTTCTAggtcactgtatatatatatatatatatatatatatatatatatatatatatatatatatatatatatatatatatatatatatatatatatatatatatacatatatatatacatatatatatatatatatatatatatatatatatatatatatatatatatacatatataaatatatatatatatatatatatatatatatatatatatatatatatatatacatatatatatatatatatatatatatatatatatatatatatatatataaatatatataataaaaagtattcctAAGACTGTTGAATTAAGATTATCGTCAAGTGAATCGATTTTTAAAGAAGGTATTCCTCCTTATCAAGAAGCCTTATAAAAATCGGGTTACAATTGCGAACTTGTATACCATACaagtataaaatcaacaaacgGCAACCAAAAACGCAAGATAATTTGGTATAATTCTCCTTTCAGTGCTAATGTTGTTACAAAAATAGGTAAATGTCTTTTGAATCTCATCGACCTCCACTTTCCAGTTAACCACAGACttcgtaaaatatttaatagaaacgCAATCAAAATAAGTTATTCCTGCATGCCAAACATAAAATCCATTATCAACTCTcacaaaaaaagcattttacataAAGAGGCAAAAACTAATGAAATGAAATGCAACTGCATTGACAAAACCAAATGTCCAATGAACAACCATTGCCTTTCCAACAGCATTGTTTATTAGGCCACAATCTATTCAAGTTATCcgtaatataaagaaaaagtgtactttgaactttttaagtccaaaatacactttttaaaattcggtatgcaaacaacttaaaatctttaaatgcaGTTAGGTACAAGAATGATACAAAGCTATCAAAAGAAgtatggaaattaaaagaaaaaaactttacacctTTTGTCAGATGgaagattgttaaaaaatgcaaaCCATACAACCCATCATCAAGAGTTTGTAACCTTTGTTTGAACGAGAAGTTCCAAATTTTAACGTGTAAAGGAGAAAACCTACTAAATACATGGAGTGAAATAATCTCGAAGTGCAGACACAAAAATAAGCTCCTTATTTCTCTTTTGATACCGAAGATTGATCCTGGTTGGTTTACGTCACGTTTACGTCACGTTTACGTCAAGTTTACGTCACGTTTACGTCATGTTTACGTCAcgttatactttcaaaacttttaaattttgtttccatCGAGTCATTAGAACTCACGCCACCGTAAttctaattgtaattttaacgtttaatttttaattttgtaatatatggctgatgattgccgttaggcatgaaacttgatgttccataataaaagttttttctttatcgtttttaaatataattatatatatatatatatatatatatatatatatatatatatatatatatatatatatatatatatatatacatatatatatatatatatatatatatatatatatatatatatatatatatatatatatatatatatatatatatgtatatatatatatatatgtacatatatatatatacatatatatatatacatatatatatatatatatatatatatatatatatatatatatatatatatatatatatatatatatatatatatatatttaaacaactttaaaaagtattctacacaatagagtgctcaatgttcttaaaagaacagagcaattatatattagtagaaaatcacttcaAAAAAtcacaatcaaaaaaaaaaaaaaaaaaaaaatttagttaagtgattttctactaatataatatatatatatatatatatatttatatatatatatatatatatatatatatatatatatatatatatatatatatatatatatatatatatatatatatatatatatatgtatttatatatatatatatatatatatatataaatatatatatatatatatatatatgtatacatatatgtatatataactatatacatatgtgtatgtacgtatatatatatatacataaatacatatatatatatatatatatatatatatatatatatatatatatatatatatatatatatatatatatatatatatatatatgtatataaatatataatgttgTTCTTTCCGCCAAAACTAActcaaagtttcagttttttttatttagattaaagcTGCGTTAGGCCCCCTTATATTCTTtctgcaatatatatatatatatatatatatatatatatatatatatatatatatatatatatatatatatatatatatatatttatatttatatatatatatatatatatatatatatatatatatatatatatatatatatatatatatatatatatatatatatatatatatatgtaaaaactattgaagaatcatttaacaacatttttttatttaaataataaataataatattttttgtatatcaGTTTAATGAATGCTTTCGAGTCTCTTCCGAAAGCGCACATTCCGAAACGCTCCTTCCGTAAGGAACTGTTTCGCAAGTATTCTttcgaaatgatttgtttcgcaagtttctTTTCGTAAAGAGTTATTACggaataattattatttatttttttcgtatAACGCATTTCGAAAGGTGAATTTGCGCAAGAACAATTTCCGCAATAGCAACTTGAAATACCGAA
This window contains:
- the LOC136086821 gene encoding uncharacterized protein LOC136086821 gives rise to the protein MKRNINNLRIDGIVENNEEKNWEITKKKVKQLFKDNLGIEKDIIIDRAHRVGVANDKRERTIVLKLRDYEDKKTILESATKLKGTNIFLNEDFSFTSRKIRKELFDQAKIHRQNGYFAKVVYNKLIVHEFRENTRNTDVIPTCVNE